From Serratia fonticola:
CCGGTAAGTTCCTTTGAATAACAAATGATGTTTATATGATCAATCAGCGATGTAAACCACAGAAAAAACATGCAACTTGTTTGGCTGAGATAAAACCACGTTGGAACCCAATTTATTTGTTTTTATTCCTGGCTGGATGTACAGGCTCCGCTTTTGCCGACGATTATTTTGACCCGTCGCTCTTATCCCTGGGCGACAGCAGCAGTTCGTCTGATATTGATTTATCCCAGTTTTCGACTGCCGGTTACGTTCCGGCAGGACACTATCTGGTGGATATTTATCTTAACCAGCAGCGTATCGGTAGCAATGACATCGTCTTCGCCAAAGAAAATGGATCCAATAAAGTACTTGCGGAGTTGACCCCGAGAATGCTGGAAGACTGGGGGGTGAATGTTACGGCGTCGGCGACGTTGAAAGATCTGCCAAAAAACCGCCCAGTCGGTGATTTGGGGCTGTTGATCCCCCAGGCTTCGGTGACGATGAATCTGGCAAAGTTACGTTTGGATTTAAGCATACCGCAGGTAGCATTAAAGCCGAATATCACTGGTTATGTTGATCCCACACTATGGGATCAGGGGATCCCGGCTTTTTTAATGAACTATAACCTCAGTGGTTCTCGTTCATGGCTGGATGGCTACTCTGGTGGCGATAAAAGCAGAAATCAGAGTCTGTTTGTCAATCTTCATAGCGGTCTCAATTGGGGAGCCTGGCGGTTGCGCAGTGATATGACCCATAACCGTTCTGAAGCAACGGGGAATTCTTCTTGGGGGGACAGCTCATTTCAGGAAACAGAATTTCTAAATACATATCTGCAGCGTGATATTCAGACGTTGAGAGCCCAGCTGACAATGGGCGATATTTCCAGTGGTGGCGACATTTTTGACAGTATGCCTTTTCGGGGTGTGCAGTTAAGCTCCAATGATGACATGCTGCCTGACAGCCAACGTGGTTTTGCGCCAGTCATTGCGGGCATTGCCAGTTCCAATGCGAGAGTGACGGTCAGCCAACATGGCAACGTGATTTACCAGACTTATGTGCCGCCCGGTCCGTTTAAACTGACGGATGTCTACCAGGCCAGTTCTGGCGGGGATTTAACCATAACGATTGTAGAAGCGGACGGTAGCCAACGAACCTCTACCCAAGCTTATTCCGCGTTGCCCATCATGCAACGACCAGGAAAAATGAACTTTGAGCTGGCGGCGGGTCGCTATCGCAGTGGCGGTATGACCGAGGGCAATCAGCAGCCGACGTTCGGTATGGGGACCCTGATATATGGCTTACCCTACAATATTACGCTTTATGGTGGTGGACTGTTGGCGTCCAATTACCAGGCTTCAGTGCTGGGTACTAGTTTTTCCCTCGGCTACTTAGGGGCTGTTTCGGCTGATATGACATTATCACGCGCATTTCTGCCAGGGGAGGATCGGCCTGCCCGGGGGAGCTCTTATCGCCTGAAATACTCCAAAAGTATGCTGGCTACTGGCACTTCGGTGGATCTCACAGCTTATCGCTATTCTACCGACAGTTATTATAGCTTTTCCGATGTGAATAGCATGGGATTTCGTTTGAATGATGACATTATCCCATGGGCACGCGAACGCCGCCGCAGCACCTGGCAAATGCAATTAAGCCAGCAGCTGAGTTCATGGGGATCGCTGTATTTCTCCGCTGTCCGTGACAGCTATTGGGGAAATTCACATGTGAACACCAGCTTGTCCAGTGGTTTTAGTGGAAACCTGGCAGGTATCGGTTACTCGTTAAGCTACAGCATCGACCGCATCAAAGGCGATGGC
This genomic window contains:
- a CDS encoding fimbria/pilus outer membrane usher protein encodes the protein MFLFLAGCTGSAFADDYFDPSLLSLGDSSSSSDIDLSQFSTAGYVPAGHYLVDIYLNQQRIGSNDIVFAKENGSNKVLAELTPRMLEDWGVNVTASATLKDLPKNRPVGDLGLLIPQASVTMNLAKLRLDLSIPQVALKPNITGYVDPTLWDQGIPAFLMNYNLSGSRSWLDGYSGGDKSRNQSLFVNLHSGLNWGAWRLRSDMTHNRSEATGNSSWGDSSFQETEFLNTYLQRDIQTLRAQLTMGDISSGGDIFDSMPFRGVQLSSNDDMLPDSQRGFAPVIAGIASSNARVTVSQHGNVIYQTYVPPGPFKLTDVYQASSGGDLTITIVEADGSQRTSTQAYSALPIMQRPGKMNFELAAGRYRSGGMTEGNQQPTFGMGTLIYGLPYNITLYGGGLLASNYQASVLGTSFSLGYLGAVSADMTLSRAFLPGEDRPARGSSYRLKYSKSMLATGTSVDLTAYRYSTDSYYSFSDVNSMGFRLNDDIIPWARERRRSTWQMQLSQQLSSWGSLYFSAVRDSYWGNSHVNTSLSSGFSGNLAGIGYSLSYSIDRIKGDGDWPENRQVALNVQLPLSLLGGSDAFGNAYASYNTSRDNDGKTSHQGGISGSILEGRFNYNVMQGGGQGQANSGSASLGYQGGNGNLNLGYNYSDSSRSVNFGLAGGVLAHPYGVTLSQTMGDSVALVRAPGVADLKVSGRTQTNRWGYAVVPYLSNYQSNTISVDPSSLEEGTDVNNTSVNVYPTGGAVVLANYHTRIGQQVLMTLIYHGKPVPFGAMASLQGDEDSASIVGDGGQVYLNGLPENGEIQVKWGNGSHSQCKVAFKLGEPVVLNIDAGFTPMKQITAHCE